The sequence CCTGGAAGGAATACCATGAAAATGTTGCAATAGTCAATGAGTACGACCACACTAAGGGTCGTACTTTTTTCATTAAGAAAGTATTAATGTGTGTTTTTTGAGAAGGGAGGAAGAATGTGTGCTATTCCTTTATTCTTGCTGTTAAATCATAAAGCTAGGTTATATAAGATCCTGGAAACTCAGCCTTTATGAACAGAATTAATAAGAGTTTGAAATGTCATTGATCTCTCAGTGTTTCACTTGATAAAGCAATAAAATGCTATTCACAGCTGCATGAGGCTACACCCTTCTTTTGAATGCTATTgcttctcctttgttttctttgaattGCTTTGTCAACCCTAGAACTTTTTGAGTGACATTACTAAACCTTTTCTCATGCCCCGTGGTGTCTCCGGTAAGGGTTAGACTAAATTGGTGAAGTTATGTCATTAAAAGTTTAGTATAGTACTTATTCTGATAAAGATATCTatccatatatatctatattagtaTATATGTTGTATTATATTTTCTGGGGTAGATAGTCTTTATTTGGTCCTCTTTTCAGAAGATATGTCTCAACATGTGTTTCAGAAAATAAAGTACCCATAGTCAGTGCCAATAAGTGAAATTGATGACAGTTTTTGGAGGCCACAACTATGTGCACATTCAGAAACTATGAGCAGTCTAACCTGTTGGAGATTTTTAGACAAATTTCTTTGGGAGGAATATATTTTAAGACAATATCCTCTTTAGGAGACATAAAGGGAAGAATTATCTGTTAACCTCCAAAGTAGTATGTTTTCCTATAATTCTGTTTTTGGTTACACATAGAGTTGAAGTCTTCCATTATTTATCAGCCAAATATTCAGTGAGCAACTACAAGCTGGGGTAGAAAATAAGAGTTTCTGCCTTGATTGTATTCTAGTTGGGGTGGGAAGTGGAAAGATAATCACTAGATAATATTTCTAACGCTGTAGCAAGTGTTAAAATAGAGCtatatacaaaagtaaaataaataaggttTAGCTCTGCTGGAGAGAGGTATTGGGGGAGGTTCAGCTTAGTATTTGAAGATACCAGATGCAAGTTTACTGGAGTATTATCCTTGCAGGCTTGATATGAAGCTTGAAATTTCTCCCCAAAGAGATTTAGTTAACAGGCAAATATCCCATGGGAGGTATATGTCAATAGGTTATACAACATTACTGTCAGTCTTTTACATCTTAGCGTGAATTAATTTTCCTTCAGGAAATCAGTCATCTCTGGAGCAGAGACAGGAGGCCAGGTGTTAATAggagcaaagagaagaaaaggccTGGGCAATGCTTGGAGAGAAAGACCTGAACGATCAGGCCCTTCCATGGGCTCCCTTTAAGAAGAGCAGGGCGAGACCAAGGGCTAAAGTTGGGAGACTGAAAAAATGCAGACCACCGGGGCATTACTTATTTCTCCAGCTCTGATCCGCTGTTGTACTAGGGGTCTAATCAGGCCTGTGTCTGCCTCCTTCTTGAATAGCCCAGAGAATTCATCTAAACAGCCTTCCTTCAGCAGCTCCCCACTTTAGGTGGCCAgataggagttctagaccagggTGTCTCCTGGGACATTGACACAGCAGCCAAGTTTATTGGTGCTGAGGCAGACACAGTTGGTGTGGCTGGTTCAGAGGCTAGCACTGGAACAGTGTTTGGCAGCTTGATCATTGGCTATGCCAGGAACCCATCTCTCAAACAGCAGCTCTTCTCATATGCCATTCTGGGCTTTGCCCTGTCTGAGGCCATGGATCTCTTCTGTTTGATGGTCGTCTTCCTTATCCTCTTTGCCATGTGAAGCTCTGTGGGGGTCACCTGCCTGTCCCTGCTGCTGTgactccacaccattcctggTGCTAGGTTGTGCTAAACTTTACCATGGAACACAacgtttctgaaaaaaaaaaaaaaaaaaaagagcagggcaTACAGTGGAGCTCAAAGGTACttagagataattttaaaaagacttagagataattttaaagaacattttcctttttaaaaattatgcaatgCTCCAAGCATTCAGAAAATGATATAGAATAATAAAACAACACCCATATACCGATCAATCATCTTTTTGAACTTAATATTTTGCCTTaattatttcagatattttaaagaaaaaatataacaacAGTTGCATTGCTTTGTATGTGTCCCTTCACTGCTCACTCCACTGTCctgttcctctttcttcctccccagtGGTAACCATTATTCTGAATTTACAATTTCTTCATTCTACTGACAAGAAtactgaggcctggagagattGAGTGATTTGCTCAAGGCCACAGAATCTGTTTATGTCACATTTGGGACTAAAAACCAAGGTTCTTATCTTCAATTCAGACTTTGTTCATTAGCTCAGATCTGAGTAGGTGGCAGTACAGTGGGGAGTGGGCAATTCAAACTAAAGACAGAGAGGTCACAACAAATATTGTTTTGTTCTGCTATGTGCtaagtttgttgttgttattgttctgttttgttttgagacggagtctcgctctgttgcccaggctggagtgagtgcaatggtacgatcttggcttacACCAACTTCTGGCTCCCAGGCaaaagcaattctcctccctcagtttcccgagtagctgagattacaggcatgtgccaccagcctggctgacttttgtatttttaagtagagacaaggtttcaccatgttggccaggctggtctcgaactcctgacctcaagtggtctccCAAGgtgcaggattacaggcatgaggcaccgcgcccagccagtttttgaAATTA comes from Pongo pygmaeus isolate AG05252 chromosome 17, NHGRI_mPonPyg2-v2.0_pri, whole genome shotgun sequence and encodes:
- the LOC129019126 gene encoding LOW QUALITY PROTEIN: ATP synthase F(0) complex subunit C1, mitochondrial-like (The sequence of the model RefSeq protein was modified relative to this genomic sequence to represent the inferred CDS: inserted 1 base in 1 codon; substituted 3 bases at 3 genomic stop codons) — its product is MQTTGALLISPALIRCCTRGLIRPVSASFLNSPENSSKQPSFSSSPLXVARXEFXTRXVSWDIDTAAKFIGAEADTVGVAGSEASTGTVFGSLIIGYARNPSLKQQLFSYAILGFALSEAMDLFCLMVVFLILFAM